Proteins co-encoded in one Hyla sarda isolate aHylSar1 chromosome 4, aHylSar1.hap1, whole genome shotgun sequence genomic window:
- the LOC130267171 gene encoding protein spinster homolog 1-like produces the protein MASPQDPLLKEEEEAMEDHSDMDVEKGDIPERQNLPSLSVMSTARSIITVVILAFINLLIYANRSSVAGVLPYIQKAYDTNASLSGLLNTLFIGSYVLVAPIAGYLGDHCNKKYTVCAGVIIWLSMTLTLSFIPDGYFLLFLLTSGLVGAGEATFCTIAPSIIADLFTSDQRTRMLNVFYSVIPVGCGLGYIIGPKVTDAARGDWHWAFRVTPGLGLIAVALMILVTKELPRTTTNGKKNNKSQKFAKWATDLKKLFKNRSFMLTTMGSTAVSFIVGAIGVWGPSYLTHARTLLQEKDPCRAEPCDYHDILIFGVVTVVSGILGVVAGTEISKRYRKFNPRADPLVCGCAMMLSAPFLLLALTFGNISLVATNIFIFIGETLLSVNFTLISDIILKVVTPWRRSSALAVQMTIYHLLGDAGSPYLIGLISDTYERGYAKSPLLKYRSLEYALMTCTIMAVIGGAFFMATALYIERDEKEAEMESEPPSSSSSSLLPADEDRASD, from the coding sequence cctctccacaagacccattgctgaaggaggaggaagaagcaatggaggaccatagtgatatggatgtagaaaagggcgatatccctgagaggcagaacctgccatctctaagcgtgatgtccaccgcacgttccatcatcaccgtagtgatcctcgcctttattaatttgctcatctatgcaaatcgctccagcgtggcgggggtgctgccttatatacagaaagcatatgacaccaatgctagtctgtccggcttattgaatacattgttcattggaagctacgtgctggtcgcaccaattgctggatatttgggcgaccactgtaataagaaatatactgtttgcgcaggagtcatcatttggctgagcatgacacttaccctgtcattcatccctgacgggtacttcctgctcttcctgctgacgagtggactggttggagccggagaggcgactttctgcaccatcgccccctccatcattgcagacctttttacaagtgaccagcggacccgcatgctgaacgtgttttactccgtcatacctgtgggctgcggactaggatacatcatcgggcccaaagtgactgatgcagcaaggggcgattggcactgggcatttcgggtcacccctggcctgggcctcatagctgtggctttgatgattttggtcacaaaggagcttccaagaacgactacaaacgggaagaagaacaacaaatcccagaagtttgccaaatgggcgacagatctgaaaaaactatttaaaaatcgaagcttcatgttaaccaccatgggatcgacggcggtatccttcatagtgggagccataggtgtatggggtccgtcatacctgacccacgcacgaacactcctacaagagaaggacccctgccgtgctgaaccgtgtgactatcacgacatcctaatatttggtgtggttacagtcgtttccggcattctgggagttgtagcagggacggagataagtaaaagatatcgcaaattcaacccacgggcggacccgcttgtgtgtggatgcgcgatgatgctctccgccccttttcttctgttggcattgacttttggcaacatcagcctcgttgccaccaacatcttcatcttcatcggagagacgcttctgtcagtaaatttcaccctcatatctgacattatactaaaagtagtaactccgtggaggagatcttcagccctggccgtgcagatgacaatctatcacctcttaggtgacgccggcagcccgtacctcatcggcctgatatctgacacctacgaacgaggatatgccaaatcccctcttctgaaataccgcagcctggagtatgccctcatgacctgcaccataatggcagtcatcggaggggccttcttcatggccacggccctatatatagagagggacgaaaaagaagcagagatggaatcagaacctccgtcatcctcctcctcctcactgcttcctgccgatgaggaccgcgcttcagactga